In the Arachis stenosperma cultivar V10309 chromosome 8, arast.V10309.gnm1.PFL2, whole genome shotgun sequence genome, CTATTATCAATTAACAGTTTCTGGAAAATAATAACGAATTTTTAAGTGAAGATTATCATTGtataagaaaaatagaaaagaatCACCCACcaggaaattaaaaaataaaaaataaaaaatacaccgTGGATCACAAGCATATTCACACTTTTCACGAGTTCTGTGAGATTCGTCAACTATTGCAACTCATAACTTATccacagagaaataaaaaaattgggcATTTTTCTTTTGAAGTGCATAAAATATAAACCAGTGGAGTCTAGAAACATGTAACTACACGATTTGCATGGATAGTTTGATAACATTTAATGTTAGATGGAGATACATGATCTTATTATAGTAGCCGTGGAAAATTCAAATCCTCTTTAGAGATTATGAACACTCTGTTCTTTGGTGGAGTGGTATTTTTACTACTAAAAAATGTATGTAAAGTAAACAAAGATTAAGCGTATGTTTGGAGAGtagcaaaatatttttttgatttttgaattatgAAAAATGATATTACGCgtatttagtattattttttaaaaatatttttaattttttaaaaattaattgagaattaaaaaaataaaaaaatgatttttttataaaaattattttatcatttttattaaaaaaatttgactttaaaataaaaaaaaatcgtGTATTATTTTTGAgaaacatttttaattttttaaaaagttaattgaaaattttaaaaaaatagaaaaatatgacTTTTtcgtttttagaaattattttatcaattgattttaaaataaaaaaatcattgtgctattttttttagttatgtgaaaaaatattttctgtttttgctaAAAATATTGACCCTCAACTATCATTTTTACGTAATATTCGAAGTATTGGTCTTTCACCATTATTTTTCACGCAATGTTTCAGCTGAACCACCTACTGTATATATTTTCTTccaagattttttttatattattctaccactctatttttattattaaatttgtatttaatattGTGTGTGGTATAAAATCTCAGAAATTAAGTTATGTAAAATCAACATTCAATATTAAAAGGTATTTATTAtcatagttattttaatatccattctctttgtgtaacaaaaattgtattttttgagTCATTTATACAAATgctacaactttaaaataagtagTTAAATACTTCTATAACTAAAAATTcgaatacaaaataacttatttataagttcCTACTAATAAAAGTCTTATATTTTAAGCTCTTTCTTcaaaagaacttatctaagaagtTTACCTAAACTAGGTCTAAgtctataattttataatttaatataggCTTAACTATTCTGttggtttttataattttatgaatttttaattagatctttatattttttttatttgaatttctataatacttttaatttcataactaaatcttttttaatgtaaaaaatattagaattaaatattaattgaatattttttcacaaattaaaaGTATCTATACATAAGAATCTAATTAGATcttttatcatatattttttaaaaaaaatattccgttaattttaacttttttaacaggatctaattacaaaattcaaaatagtgtaaaaatttaattgataaaaaaatataaagacctaaatataaatttattaaaactatatacaacaacaacaaagccttgtcccactaagtggggtcggctacatgaatcaaacgacgccattgtgctctgtcatgtatcatgtctacagagagaccgtttacatgtagatctcgtttgaccacctcacggatggtcttcttaggtcttcctctgcctttcgctctttgtccatcttccatctcatccaccctcctgactggatgttctatcggtcttcttcccacatgtccaaaccacctaagacgcgattcaaccatcttttccacaatgggtgctactccaactctctcccttatatcttcattccttattttatccaatcgcgtatgaccactcatccatctcaacatcttcatctctgccacactcagcttatgttcgtgctcccctttagccgcccaacactccgtatcatacagcatagccggtcttatagcggtgcgatagaatttacctttaagttttaaaggcacttttttctCGCTTATAAAACtagatgcactccgccattttaaccaacctgcttggatcctatgatttacatcctattcaatctctccattatcctgtatgatgcacccaagatacttaaaatttttaacttttcgtaggatgttttctccaatcttcacctctatattggagttttcccttctcagactgaacttacattccatatattccgtcttgttacggcttatgcgcagaccatacacttctagagcttctctccataactccaacttcttatttaggtattcccttgactctcccataaggacgatatcatcggcaaaaagcatgcaccatggcacaggctcttggatgtgctctgtgagtacttccaagactaatgtgaaaatgtatggacttaaggatgatccttggtgtaatcctataccaatagggaattcctctgtcacaccaccttgagtcttcacactagttgtggccccatcatacatgtctttaattgcccgaatatatgcgatccttactctcctcttttctaaaaccttctataagacctcccttggtaccctatcatacgctttttccaaatcaataaataCCATGTgcagatcccttttattactacgatacctctccatcatccttcttaataggtatatcgcttcagtggtagatctgcctggcataaatccaaattggttctctgctacttgtgtctcttttctcaacctccgttctatcaccctttcccataacttcatagtatgactcataagcttaatTCCTCTATAGTTttcgcaactttgtatatcccccttattcttgtagataggtaccaaggtgctctttctccactcatcaggaatcttctttgaccttaaaatctcattaaaaagcttggttaaccagttgatgccttttcctccaagacccttccaaacctcaatcgggatattatcaagtcctactgccctgccatttttcatcagatttagagcctcttttacctcgaagtctcgaatccttcgatagtagtcaaagttttgatcttcttcccttgtgcataatcgaccaaggctcggaagagtcttctgtccctcattaaataactcgtagaagtagcttttccacctttcattaatcttctcctcttgagccaacacctctccatccttatcctttatgcacttaacctgatccaaatctctcgttcttctttcccgactctttgcgattctatagatacatttttctccttctttcgtgcccaaagactggtagagaccctcatatgctcttgtccttgcttcacttacagccacttttgtctctttcttagccgctttatatttttcccagttatctgcattgcggcataaagaccactctttaaagcattccctttttatctttatcttttattgtatactcgcattccaccaccaggactccttgtctcttggtcctattcctttagattcaccaaaactttcttttgctgttcttctaataacttctgccatctccctccacgtctcttccgcgcttccattcccatcccactttgcctcttctcctacccgtcttaggaagcttctttgttcctcacctttcatccgccaccacctcgtccttgggttcttcgtatgatgtcttttcctcaacttttgctcaacgcgaaaatccatgacgagcaccctatgttgtgttgtcaaactctctcccgggataattttacagttaatgcaaaatttctggtcgactctcctcaacaagaagaagtcgatttgagagcttgtcatgccactcttataggttataagatgttcgtctctctttttaaaacatgtatttgcgatgagaagatcaaaagttgaggaaaagtccaaaatagttttaccctcggcattgatcaccccgaaaccatggcctccgtgaatactcccatatccagtcacttctctcccaacatggccatttaaatctcctcctaagaaaatcttatctcccaaaggtatgccttgaaccaagctctctagatcctcccaaaaccttatcttgtgttgttcgtccgaacccacttgcggtgcataggcgctaatcacatggaaagcacctccttccaccacaagtttgatagagatgatccgatctcccaccctcttgacatccactacgtccttcttccactgcttatccacaattattccaaccccattcctattcttcatctttcctgtataccaaagtttgaaaccagaagtatccaactccctagcctttgcaccaacccattttgtttcttgtaggcacataatgttaatcttcctccttgtcatggtgtccaCTACCTCCATGGATTTTCctgttagagtgcctatgttccatgtcccaaatctcaaccttctgtcGCTTTGACCTTTACCTTTTcctttgtgaactagcttatttaccctcgtccgttcacgaaaacgcgagaacccttactcatttaacactacatccgggcaccgatgcagcggctcttgcttcgacaccgtactcgagccatacggcgcgttgcttccgggcaacgacctagctttagcgcaataatgtctttgattcatgtcatggGGGTTCGACTATATTTTTAAGTTGGTTGCCAAAGACCTAACACAGCCCTCCTCCTTTATCCGGGCTTGGGACCGGCTATGTACCGCAAGTGTAACATAGGCGGAGTTTTATTAAAACTATATaaaccaataaaataattaaacttttaatatatcattatcttttaaaaaacaaaattgcTGATACTTggtcttttaaaaaaaatattataaaattttagtcCGTTAAATGTTAtattagatttgatttgaaattaatttCAACATTATTAAGAGATACATCTAAGAAACGAAATTAATACCGTAAAAAAAGAAAggtttaattaacaaataatgaGTGACTACACGTTATACATAATGCAATCTTTTTTCACAAGATTAATGTGcatatatttagttttttttaataaggTACTTTAACGTACAtctatttaattttctttaaaattaagtaatatatagattaaaaagtaatttattctttttagtCATgatcaaaattattaattaatttaattattctagaAGCCTTAGGAGTTACCCATTTTCAACGTTAAGCATTGTGTTGTCTCACGCACACCTCACACCATGCAACACCCCTCCAGGCCCTCCTAACCTGTCATTAAAGTTATCTATTATTTCAACATTAAATtccaattaataataatattaccAAAATTAATACTgcatgattttttatttataattttaaatttttgatacattttttatttcaatatatttgaatatataggttttttattttttatttttgaaaatagatgTGTCATTTAtacttatttatataaaatcGAAACGTAAATTTATATTTGTGAACTTGAGATCTTTTATAATGTAAAAAGTAagttaaagaaaatataaatttgttAATATCTAATTAACTCATATATAATACGATGGCCATCTCACATTTTCTTAAGGTTCACTTTAATCTTTGTAAGTATATGCATAAGCGGTAAGCCATTTTATTAGTtctataaattttgataattaatataattttcatatGTAATAAATACGTGtaaaatatgtatttattaaTGTAATGATAGAAAACTCATTTATGAATTTAACATTACTttgaaatttataaaatataagaactaagaaaattaaaaagagaatgaaagaaaaaaaacgaGAGAAAAAAGTGAAAATATATGCTGTTAAACTCATATATGGATTAATatgtcaccaaaaaaaatatatggattaatatattatttttctatttcctTTTATCTGTCATTTTTTTGACAGCATCATTATTAAGAATCTTGAAAGCTAGAATAATTAAAGATAATATTACTAaaacattttaaatttataagagaacaattttaaaaattttaatggaTTAACATACGGTGTAATTTATAGtagaaaaagtataggtagacaataaaaatattaaataatgtgaataatcAGATGTTCAATTTTTTAGGTGTGCGgataattattctaatattaaaatttaagttgATATTTTAGgagtataataatatatttttattttattaagccaattttaaaatatattattcctactatttacaaaaattattatctATCTAACAAATCCTATATTACACGCAAAAAATTGACCTATAACCAATAATATATATGGGTGAAAAATGGAGTAATCTCATGTTCAAATTTATATTCAACTTAGATTCATatttataaacaaaatttatatgAAATATTGTCAGACTTAAttcatattatttataattaatttcataATTATAGAATCAAATTGCTAccgtaaaaaaattttaatcagtCTGCtataaaatatttgattattcACCTGTAgaatgtttaattattttagtaatGGATCACTTTATTAGAAAAACATACTAactaacatatatttttatacataaatatataataattaatctaaaaaataattgaagtgTTCATACTTCATAGACATAGacattttttgttaattttatacAGTATGGGTATAATTGATATCTCAATactatttcttttaaaaaaaaaaggaatattataaaataaaactaaattaaagaaTATGAAATGTAGAAATGACAGTATCTATACAAAGATATTTCCCTCTTAAAAATTGACCCAAACCCAACCCAAGAACAACTCAACActcactttctctctcttcttacCCATTCAACCAGTAACCCCCCTCAACGACTGTATATAATACGCCATCCCCACCGCATTCCCTtactcttttcttttcctcttcccAAAAACACAAACCCACCATTTTGACTCTtcgttctttctttctatttctttttacCATTTTGTCCCTAGTTTCATCTTCACTGGTAAAGAAGAATGGCAGTGGAGTTAATGGGATTCCCAAAAATGGATGACCCAAATAACAAAGCCATACAAGAAGCAGCATCCGAGGGCATAAAGGGAATGGAGCACCTCGTTCGCCTTCTTTCAAACCCTTCGCAAAACGACACCACTGACCTCACAAACGTCACCGTTTCCAAGTTCCGCAAACTCATTTCCTTACTTAACCGCACCGGCCGCGCCCGCTTTCGCCGTGCACCAATTTCAAATTCCTCAGACTCTTTAACCTTCTCTCCGGCGACCTTCACTCCTCCCCCGCCGCCGCCGCACTCGCAGCCACAGCCACTGCCACAGCCACAGCCGCTTGCGGTTGCTCCGGTCACCGTCCACCACCCTTCTCCTCTTCTTCCGCCGCAGACTCTCACTCTTGACTTCACCAAACCTAACAACAGCTTCCTCACCAACATATCCAACAACGCCGGAGCCAAATCCATGGAGCTGGAGTTCTCGAAGGATACGACGACGTTTAGCGTCTCGTCGAACTCGTCGTTTATGTCCTCCGCCATCACCGGCGACGGCAGCGTCTCCAACGGCAAGCTCGGAACCTCGATCTTCCTCAACCCTGCCGGGAAATTGCCTCTCTCGTCTTCGGCGCCGGCTCCGGCTCCGGTCAAGAAAAGGTGTCACGACCACCACTCCGACGATGTATCTGGCAAGGTCTCCGCTTCTTCCAGCAAGTGCCACTGCATCAAGCGAAGGTAACAGCCGCGATGCAGcttataatttcttttatttatttatttattatgatgattattattattatttcaatttttttaccGTTTCGGTTACGGTTACGAGTACGAGTTTGAGTTGAGAAAGTGATGATTATGACTCGGTTGGTGTGACTCAGTGCGAAACGAACGAGTTAGAATTAATTTCAAGAAGTCAACGATTTCGGTAGTGGTGCAGTTAAAGGAAGTAGCACTAGTATTAAATTTTGTGACAGTGGCACGCGTGATGAGAGTGACAAGATAGGGTTCTTGTCATGTACCGCGTTTGTCAATTGCCGATTTTTGAGAAACGCTGTCCCCTAACAAGACAAAGAAAACGGAACCTCAACCAAACACAGCCCTGATTCTACTTTGTCGTTACTACCCGTTAACCCTCGTAGactttatcttttttattatttctctcTTTTTGACTCTTTGACCATCGCCCCGTTTCGTTTTATCAAACTCTAGCGCATTATCATAACAGATTATTTTTGTGTTAGTACACAATAACTTTTTCTTTAAGGATTCCTTTAACTTAAGAGTTGTCTTATTCTTGAAGACTACGGTATTTATGGAcgtaaaaatattatattttttaaaaaaaaaatgtcgGCAATTGAATTAAGAATGTGAGAGAGTATGTTAAAAAGTGTATAGATTAAATTTCTATTGTATAATTCAAATGAAATAGTTTTTTTATATTCGAGTTCGAATCTTTCTATCACTGGTATAACGAGTTTAAATTTCTATTTCTATTATATTATAAGCGtatatatttaactaaatttaaaCATGTTTTGCTAACGAAATTCTTTGATTTGTTTTTTCAGGAAAAATAGGGTTAAGAAGACGATAAGAGTGCCGGCAATTAGTTCAAAGATAGCTGATATTCCGGCGGACGAGTACTCATGGAGGAAGTACGGTCAGAAACCGATCAAAGGGTCGCCGTACCCAAGGTGAATATCATGAATCATTTGAGACCGTTGATTGAGTTGACTTTTGTCAAAGGGTGAGTAACTGACATTGATTCAATTTTTGTGGGTCAGGGGTTATTATAAATGCAGTACTGTGAGAGGGTGTCCGGCGAGGAAACACGTGGAGCGCGCACCAGATGATCCATCTATGCTGATCGTGACGTACGAAGGGGAGCACCGTCACTCGATTCAGACCGCGATGCAGGATAACATTTCTTCTGCGGGAGTGGGTTTGGTATTCGGGTCAACGTAAGGTTCGAttattagaaaaagaaaaagaaaaagaaaaagaaaaaaaaaaagactaggTGGTAGTGGTGAGGCTTCTTTTTGttagaaaaaaagagagagaaagaatcTCAATTGTGGCGGGGTTTGAATGTAAATTTCTTCTGACTGGAatgattattgttattataagattataaaattattattataaggTGGTGGTGGAAGAATGGAATCTTTAGCTTCTCCACTAAAAAGTCTTACCTATTACACTATGATGGAGGGGGAAAAATTGAAAGTCTTGGAGGTAGTAGAAAAGGTTTCTCAATGGTTTTGTGGGGGCTATAAAATATGGTTAAAAAATCGAGTTGATATTCAATTTGAATCTTAAAATTTGAGGTTggatttaaattaatttttaaaattataattagtttaatttggctgtcaaaatttataataataataatttataatttatgttatttttgaattaatttttgtaaataatatgttaattttttacataaaaattaattaccatAATGTATTGGTTTTGCAGGTTTTTAAATTCATTACAAATTGGTTCATCTTTGAAATTAGTTTTTTCCACTTCAAGGACAAATTAATGTTAGAACGATTCTGAATTTTATGGGATGGATCATCtcaatattttgtatttaagaGGATAAAATATGATGTTTTACGGTTAATTTTATAAGtggaacaaaaaaaatataagagttaaaaatcacattttattttttttaattaaaacaaaaaataaaaaaaattcatttctgaattttatatataGTCCAATGCCTAGAACACAAATTTAGAGAAACTAGAGCATTTGTGCGTCTACATTTGTGTCTGCGGATtattaataacattttttttataagacaGGATCCTTAACAAATTTTCATTTtctaaaaatctttaaaaattgtttttattGGATAGATAGACTCCGTTGTTGTTGTAAAGGGATTAATTAGTTTATAATGATAATCTTTTGGAACCAATATACCgacagaattttttttttggagatttttataaaataaaaatttgttaaaaaataaaatatttaaagtcttagtttgataaaaaaaatttatgtgctTGCACTTTTCATGTGtgtttgataaataaataaataaaaactatatatttatacttgttatttttaaaagatattttttttaaaaaaagcaAAACCTAAAATACTTTCATATTATGAATTATATAATGAAACTTTAAATCTCCTTGTGAAAATCTCTATGGCCTTTCAAAACCAGGTATTTGGTTCATTTTCCAAACTGGTTGACAATTCTTTCTTCACAATTCATGAGTGACGAGATATTATTCCACaaacattattattaataaaaataaagatgacCAAAACGTGTATGTTATTCAACCTTATATTTCTTGACTTTTAAGCGTGTTTAATTTTCTAAACGTTAGTAAGGTCAAAATATCActattattcttttaatttgcAGCATATTCTCGAATATTAAAACCACCATAACAACCAATACCTCATTACGAAAGTTTGAAAACCATTCATCCATTCAGTAGATTTATGATATTAAACTTGATTCAATTATTGTCCTTGCTTATGGACATTTCTTCCACGGccaatattttataaaaaatactatttgaacactaaaatcaaaatcagttattatatatttatgtataaatatatatataatttaattaatttttaatgtatattttatattctaatatatattttattgttacgcctgattttagtatattaacgTCAAAAATGTGTTTAATCAAATTTGTTTATCAATGAATTGgaaggctaattttttttatatgagaCCAAGTTTGGTGTAATGCTGGGTTATGGAACTTGGGAGAGTTTTACATTGTTGTGACGGCGTTCAGGTGAAGGGaagaaatcggacggtccgatttatTGCAGTTGAAATGGGACACAAATCGGACGTCCGATTTGTGGTTTATGAAAGGCAGTGCATGGAAATCGAACCCACCGATTTCATGCTTtacattcaaatttttttggGTCCAAAGAAATCGGACCCAGCAATTTCTTTGCTAGATGAGAAAAAATTTTACAAGTCATAAAATCGGA is a window encoding:
- the LOC130944739 gene encoding probable WRKY transcription factor 11, giving the protein MAVELMGFPKMDDPNNKAIQEAASEGIKGMEHLVRLLSNPSQNDTTDLTNVTVSKFRKLISLLNRTGRARFRRAPISNSSDSLTFSPATFTPPPPPPHSQPQPLPQPQPLAVAPVTVHHPSPLLPPQTLTLDFTKPNNSFLTNISNNAGAKSMELEFSKDTTTFSVSSNSSFMSSAITGDGSVSNGKLGTSIFLNPAGKLPLSSSAPAPAPVKKRCHDHHSDDVSGKVSASSSKCHCIKRRKNRVKKTIRVPAISSKIADIPADEYSWRKYGQKPIKGSPYPRGYYKCSTVRGCPARKHVERAPDDPSMLIVTYEGEHRHSIQTAMQDNISSAGVGLVFGST